A stretch of Rubinisphaera margarita DNA encodes these proteins:
- a CDS encoding sugar transferase, with protein sequence MRATWLPWIKGGVQRENSLSIPQRIHSKEAFASLLHVERMRSDRSGRPFCLVSMDQRQHSENAEALNVLLEVLNQRIRATDHAGFLGRYEVGVALWDTNPQGARTFIEALLEQIAAEHRPRISIFAYPENRDDDDDGDEAGGLPESPSPFDQQETEPQDREQEQTTSALASCAESPAGNAERHSSLNNESHYRVQSLTDFYVRSIPLWKRSLDVVGSGLGLIVLSPFLLCCAMSVKLTSPGPILFYQDRTGLGGRRFKMIKFRSMIVDAENRKQSLMTLNEQDGPAFKMEADPRITPVGRFLRAFSIDELPQLWNVFRGDMTLVGPRPLPCAEADACEIWQRRRLDVTPGLTCIWQVKDRRNKIPFSDWVRMDLDYINRRTLAQDMCLILQTVRVVLRRRGI encoded by the coding sequence ATGCGGGCAACCTGGCTTCCTTGGATCAAAGGAGGAGTTCAACGGGAGAACTCGTTGAGCATTCCGCAGCGAATTCACTCTAAAGAGGCCTTTGCATCCCTGCTTCACGTCGAACGCATGCGTTCGGACCGCAGCGGTCGCCCGTTCTGCCTCGTCAGCATGGACCAGCGCCAGCACTCCGAAAACGCGGAGGCGTTGAACGTTCTGCTCGAAGTATTGAATCAACGCATCCGAGCGACCGATCACGCCGGCTTTCTTGGACGCTATGAAGTCGGCGTGGCCCTGTGGGACACCAATCCCCAAGGCGCCAGAACATTCATCGAAGCCCTGCTGGAACAGATTGCAGCAGAGCATCGTCCCAGGATCAGCATCTTCGCCTATCCCGAGAATCGCGATGACGACGACGATGGGGATGAGGCCGGCGGCCTTCCAGAAAGCCCGTCCCCCTTCGACCAGCAGGAAACCGAACCACAGGACCGCGAACAGGAACAGACAACTTCCGCGCTCGCATCGTGCGCTGAATCGCCGGCCGGGAATGCGGAACGTCACAGCTCGCTAAATAACGAGAGTCACTATCGCGTTCAATCACTGACTGACTTCTATGTCCGATCAATTCCCCTTTGGAAACGAAGTCTGGACGTGGTCGGATCGGGTCTCGGCTTGATCGTCCTGTCCCCATTCCTGCTCTGTTGCGCCATGTCTGTCAAACTGACGTCTCCCGGCCCCATCCTGTTTTACCAGGACCGAACCGGGCTCGGAGGTCGGCGATTCAAGATGATCAAATTTCGCTCGATGATCGTCGATGCCGAGAATCGCAAGCAGTCATTGATGACGCTCAACGAACAGGACGGGCCGGCTTTCAAGATGGAAGCGGATCCTCGCATTACTCCCGTCGGCCGCTTCCTTCGTGCCTTCAGTATTGATGAGCTCCCGCAGCTGTGGAACGTCTTTCGGGGCGACATGACGCTCGTCGGTCCCCGGCCATTGCCGTGCGCTGAGGCGGACGCCTGTGAGATCTGGCAGAGACGGCGACTCGACGTGACCCCCGGCCTGACATGCATCTGGCAGGTGAAGGATCGCAGAAACAAGATTCCCTTCTCCGACTGGGTCCGGATGGATCTCGACTACATCAACAGACGCACGCTGGCACAAGACATGTGCCTGATTCTTCAAACCGTTCGAGTCGTCCTGCGGCGACGGGGCATTTAG
- a CDS encoding glutamate-1-semialdehyde 2,1-aminomutase, producing the protein MNPCTRNPLQRKSEPASSLQERAHQLIPGGCHTYAKGDDQFPESAPAFIVRGQGAHSWDIDGNQYIEYGAGCRAVALGHAYPEVIEAVQKELAHGTNFSRPAPIEVEAAEEFLSLIDGADMVKFAKDGSNCTTAALKLARAYTGRDHVALCGSHPFFATNDWFIGTTAIDAGIPESIKQLSHTFTYNDLPSLERLFEQYPDQIACVILEPAKYDEPEDNFLHKAQELCRLHGAVFVLDEMITGFRWHEKGAQHVYNITPDLSTFGKAIANGFSVSALAGKRELMELGGLNHPRERVFLLSTTHGAETHALAAAIATMRIYQREPVVETLHRQGMHLKNGLEQVIRDHQLQDYVKIHGRPCSMVWSSAGPDGKHSQDYRTLLMQETIRHGVIAPSLVISYSHTDLDVEQTVRAFDRALDVYEAALNDGVEKFLQGAPTQSVYRKWN; encoded by the coding sequence ATGAACCCATGCACCAGGAATCCGCTACAGAGAAAGTCTGAACCTGCGAGCAGTCTCCAGGAACGGGCCCATCAACTCATCCCGGGGGGATGCCATACCTACGCCAAGGGCGACGATCAGTTTCCCGAGTCTGCCCCCGCCTTTATTGTGCGCGGGCAGGGCGCCCATTCGTGGGACATTGATGGCAACCAATACATCGAATACGGAGCAGGTTGCCGAGCTGTCGCTCTCGGACACGCGTATCCGGAAGTCATCGAAGCCGTTCAGAAAGAGCTCGCCCACGGGACGAATTTCAGTCGGCCCGCCCCCATTGAAGTCGAAGCGGCCGAAGAGTTCCTGTCGCTGATCGATGGCGCCGACATGGTCAAGTTCGCAAAGGATGGATCGAACTGCACGACGGCTGCTCTCAAACTCGCCCGCGCCTATACCGGCCGCGATCATGTCGCCCTCTGCGGCAGCCATCCCTTCTTCGCCACGAACGACTGGTTCATCGGGACCACCGCGATCGATGCGGGGATTCCTGAATCCATCAAACAGCTATCGCACACCTTTACCTATAACGATCTCCCGAGCCTGGAACGGCTTTTCGAGCAGTACCCCGATCAGATCGCCTGCGTCATTCTGGAACCGGCCAAGTACGACGAACCAGAAGACAACTTCCTGCACAAAGCGCAGGAACTCTGCAGGTTGCATGGAGCTGTGTTCGTGCTCGATGAAATGATCACCGGCTTCCGCTGGCACGAAAAAGGTGCTCAGCACGTCTACAACATCACGCCGGACCTGTCGACGTTCGGGAAAGCGATCGCGAACGGCTTCTCTGTTTCCGCCCTGGCCGGGAAACGCGAACTGATGGAGTTGGGCGGACTGAACCATCCGCGGGAACGGGTCTTCCTGCTTTCCACCACACACGGTGCGGAAACTCACGCGCTGGCCGCCGCGATCGCCACCATGCGGATCTATCAGCGGGAACCAGTCGTTGAAACCTTACACCGCCAGGGAATGCACCTGAAGAACGGACTTGAGCAAGTCATCCGCGATCATCAACTGCAGGACTATGTGAAGATTCACGGTCGCCCCTGCAGCATGGTCTGGAGCTCTGCGGGACCGGACGGAAAACACTCTCAGGACTACCGCACGCTGCTTATGCAGGAAACCATTCGGCACGGCGTGATCGCTCCCTCCCTGGTGATCAGCTATTCCCACACCGATCTCGATGTGGAACAGACGGTCCGGGCGTTCGACCGGGCGCTCGACGTTTACGAAGCAGCCTTGAATGACGGCGTCGAAAAGTTCCTGCAGGGAGCTCCGACTCAGTCGGTCTATCGAAAATGGAACTAA
- a CDS encoding DUF4910 domain-containing protein gives MQRLFPICRAQTGHGVRESLRVIGEHIPLEMIEVPTGTEVFNWTVPQEWNIRDAYIADQTGRRLIDFRRSNLQVVLGSVPVRSVLHWNELEDHLHLDPAHPEAVPFRTCYGRDSWGFCVSQEQYDLLRNSDVQDFEVVIDSGYQDGSLTYGEFVVAGESDEECLFYTHICHPSLANDNLSGVAVLTQLAQALQSKQTRLTYRFVLAPATIGAITWLAQNKSRLGHIRQGLILGCLGDRGPLTYKRSRQTTSRIDQIAEYVLQMSSPAASLRSFEPFGYDERQFCSPGINLPIGRLTRSPNGEYPEYHTSLDNLDLIDPDSLVDSLNTCLKIVDVLEQDRCLLNRQPYCEPRLDRYDLYSSHGSREHNPALQHAVQWVLNYCDGENTLLDIAKRSGLPFAAVLDAAQRLEACGILEDLPMSVPARA, from the coding sequence ATGCAACGTTTGTTCCCGATCTGTCGGGCGCAGACCGGCCACGGCGTGCGCGAATCTCTTCGCGTGATTGGCGAACACATTCCACTGGAGATGATCGAGGTTCCCACGGGAACTGAAGTCTTCAACTGGACTGTCCCTCAGGAATGGAATATCCGAGACGCGTATATCGCAGATCAGACCGGACGGCGTCTGATCGACTTCCGACGCAGCAACCTGCAGGTTGTGCTGGGAAGTGTCCCCGTTCGTAGCGTCCTGCACTGGAATGAACTTGAAGATCATCTCCACCTGGACCCTGCTCATCCAGAAGCGGTGCCGTTTCGCACCTGCTATGGACGCGACTCCTGGGGCTTTTGTGTCTCTCAGGAGCAGTACGACTTACTCCGCAACAGCGACGTCCAGGACTTCGAAGTCGTTATCGACTCCGGTTACCAGGACGGGTCCCTGACCTATGGCGAGTTCGTCGTCGCTGGGGAAAGCGATGAGGAATGTCTCTTTTACACCCATATTTGTCATCCGTCGCTGGCCAATGACAATCTCTCCGGCGTTGCTGTTCTGACGCAACTTGCTCAGGCCCTTCAGTCGAAGCAGACTCGTCTGACCTATCGGTTCGTTCTCGCCCCCGCCACGATCGGGGCGATTACCTGGCTGGCTCAGAACAAGTCGCGTCTCGGTCACATCAGGCAGGGTCTGATTCTGGGATGCCTCGGCGACCGCGGTCCCCTGACCTACAAACGTTCGCGGCAGACCACGTCAAGGATCGATCAGATTGCTGAGTACGTGCTGCAGATGTCGTCCCCGGCGGCTTCTCTGCGGAGTTTTGAACCATTCGGATACGACGAACGGCAGTTCTGCTCGCCGGGAATCAACCTTCCCATCGGACGACTGACGCGATCTCCCAATGGCGAGTATCCGGAGTATCACACCTCGCTGGACAACCTGGATCTGATCGATCCAGACAGTCTCGTCGATTCGCTTAATACGTGCCTAAAAATCGTTGATGTGCTGGAACAGGACCGATGCCTGTTGAATCGCCAGCCTTATTGTGAACCCCGTCTGGATCGGTACGACCTTTACTCCAGTCACGGATCGCGGGAACACAATCCCGCCCTGCAGCACGCGGTCCAATGGGTTCTGAATTACTGCGACGGCGAGAACACTCTTCTCGACATTGCGAAGAGATCCGGATTGCCATTCGCCGCGGTGCTGGATGCGGCCCAGCGTCTCGAAGCCTGCGGAATCCTTGAAGATTTGCCCATGTCGGTACCAGCGCGAGCCTGA